Proteins from one Desulfonema limicola genomic window:
- the glgP gene encoding alpha-glucan family phosphorylase, translated as MKQLQTFQVLPNIPKPLLFLETLSTNIWWSWQYDAVDLFRRIDPRRWNECHRNPILFLNHIPQARLKELAEDHSYLSHVKRVQEMYDMLPCRQMSDYNNLFHQQGTIAYFSMEFGIHESIPLFAGGLGILAGDHLKAASDMSLPLVGVGLLYRQGYFRQFMDQDGWQQEEYPETDIYQLPIEKAVDYQGEDIVVSIDGPFGKIYAAVWRLNVGCVPLYLLDTNLSENSREIREITAQLYIGDQRMRISQEMVLGIGGMRALEALGIHPSVCHMNEGHSAFSSLERLAQIIKTHKVDLKTALEIVPRTTIFTTHTPVAAGNEEFPADLIKPYLIPLEQSLGTTADEMISWGQPLGASPESPVSMFVFGAKMAQYCNGVSKLHGEVARRMWTHVWPERPEHEIPITHVTNGVHIPSFLSQENALLFERYIGTEWQKHPSKSENSQSIDNIYDEELWRAHTMSRSRLIRVCRKLMVKQYQRRNAPKDIMKNAELVLDQDVLTIAFARRFATYKRANLLLNEPDRFEAILSSNNNPVQFVFAGKAHPRDHEGKELIKRLIHFARKTNVRHRMIFLEDYDIYIARHLVQGADVWLNTPRRPFEACGTSGMKAAINGVLNVSILDGWWCEGYSEDRGWSIGNGEEYSDSVYQDSVESRALYNLLENEVIPRFYDRKTGDVPVRWVKMMKESMKMGMRIFCSHRMVAEYNERFYTPATNHLHNLLVDDARESRELALKHERYKNFWKDVKIEQPELQVKGPFKVGDTFQASTIVNLGELRPDEVEVELYFGVLKSVDTLPPGQAQHMQMLEAHGNGQYLYSCNVKCRYSGRYGFTARVVPRGDYKTRFEPGLITWS; from the coding sequence ATGAAACAACTACAAACATTCCAGGTACTTCCCAATATTCCAAAACCGCTTTTATTTCTTGAAACCCTTTCCACGAATATATGGTGGTCCTGGCAGTATGATGCTGTTGATCTTTTCAGGCGCATAGATCCCAGGCGATGGAATGAATGCCATAGAAACCCTATTCTTTTTCTGAACCATATACCCCAGGCACGTCTTAAGGAACTGGCGGAAGACCATAGTTACTTATCCCATGTCAAACGTGTTCAAGAGATGTATGACATGCTTCCATGCAGGCAGATGAGTGATTATAATAACTTGTTTCACCAGCAGGGAACCATTGCATATTTTTCAATGGAATTCGGCATTCATGAAAGTATTCCCCTTTTTGCAGGAGGTCTTGGAATCCTTGCAGGGGATCATTTAAAAGCTGCATCTGACATGTCGCTGCCCTTAGTCGGGGTTGGGCTGTTATACCGTCAGGGCTATTTTCGGCAGTTCATGGATCAGGACGGGTGGCAGCAGGAAGAATACCCTGAAACTGATATTTATCAGCTACCCATAGAAAAAGCAGTGGATTATCAGGGAGAAGATATAGTTGTTTCCATAGACGGGCCTTTTGGAAAGATTTATGCTGCTGTATGGAGACTTAATGTAGGATGTGTTCCTTTATACCTGCTTGACACCAACCTGTCTGAAAATTCACGGGAAATCCGGGAAATAACAGCCCAGTTGTATATTGGCGATCAAAGAATGAGAATAAGCCAGGAAATGGTATTGGGAATAGGCGGGATGAGGGCCCTTGAGGCACTTGGCATCCATCCGTCAGTATGTCATATGAATGAAGGCCATTCTGCATTTTCCAGCCTGGAAAGACTTGCCCAGATCATAAAAACACATAAGGTTGATTTAAAAACAGCACTTGAAATAGTACCGCGTACTACAATCTTTACTACACATACACCTGTTGCAGCAGGAAACGAGGAATTTCCTGCTGACTTGATAAAGCCATACCTGATTCCTCTTGAGCAAAGCCTGGGGACTACGGCAGATGAAATGATTTCATGGGGGCAGCCCCTGGGAGCCAGTCCTGAATCACCTGTTTCAATGTTTGTTTTTGGGGCAAAAATGGCTCAATACTGCAATGGTGTAAGTAAATTACACGGTGAAGTAGCCCGCAGGATGTGGACTCATGTCTGGCCTGAAAGACCTGAGCATGAAATCCCCATAACCCATGTTACTAACGGGGTGCATATACCCTCATTTCTTTCCCAGGAAAACGCGCTGTTATTTGAAAGATACATAGGGACTGAATGGCAGAAACATCCTTCAAAATCTGAAAATTCACAAAGTATTGACAATATCTATGATGAAGAATTGTGGCGCGCCCATACCATGAGCAGATCCCGTCTTATACGGGTTTGCAGGAAACTGATGGTAAAACAATACCAGAGGCGCAATGCACCTAAGGATATTATGAAAAATGCAGAACTGGTTTTAGATCAGGATGTTTTGACAATTGCTTTTGCACGCAGATTTGCTACCTATAAAAGAGCCAATCTTTTACTTAATGAACCTGACAGATTTGAGGCTATTTTATCTTCAAATAATAATCCTGTTCAATTTGTATTTGCAGGCAAAGCCCATCCCAGAGACCATGAAGGAAAGGAACTGATAAAACGGCTTATTCATTTTGCCCGTAAAACAAATGTTCGCCATAGAATGATTTTTCTCGAAGATTACGATATTTATATAGCACGCCATCTTGTCCAGGGGGCAGATGTATGGCTGAACACACCAAGACGGCCTTTTGAAGCCTGCGGCACTTCGGGTATGAAAGCTGCAATCAACGGAGTGCTGAATGTCAGCATACTTGACGGATGGTGGTGTGAAGGATATTCAGAAGACAGGGGATGGAGCATTGGCAATGGCGAAGAATATTCAGATTCTGTTTATCAGGATTCAGTTGAGAGCCGTGCCTTATATAATCTTTTGGAAAATGAAGTAATTCCAAGATTTTATGACAGGAAAACAGGGGATGTTCCTGTAAGATGGGTTAAGATGATGAAAGAATCCATGAAAATGGGTATGAGGATATTTTGCAGCCACAGGATGGTTGCAGAATATAATGAACGATTTTATACACCTGCAACAAACCATCTCCATAACCTTCTTGTTGACGATGCCCGGGAAAGCAGGGAACTGGCTTTGAAACATGAAAGATATAAAAATTTCTGGAAAGATGTTAAAATAGAACAGCCTGAACTCCAGGTAAAAGGGCCTTTTAAAGTAGGAGATACATTTCAGGCATCAACTATTGTCAACTTGGGAGAACTCAGGCCGGATGAGGTTGAGGTTGAACTTTATTTTGGAGTATTAAAATCTGTTGACACCCTGCCTCCTGGACAGGCACAGCATATGCAGATGCTTGAAGCACATGGAAACGGGCAGTATCTTTATTCCTGCAATGTCAAATGCAGGTATTCAGGAAGATATGGATTTACAGCCCGTGTAGTCCCCAGGGGAGATTATAAAACCAGGTTTGAACCTGGTCTTATAACCTGGTCTTAA